Within the Butyrivibrio sp. AE3004 genome, the region ATAACATACAATTTCCTCTGACGAAAGAAGATTGCAATTCATTCTCCCCCATTTTGAGCCTTGTTCCACTCCGTCTATCGGCTTAAGAAAGGCAAAATGGTCCATGCTGTTCTGATCAAAATAGAGCGTATTATCACCGTTAAATGTAAAGCCTTCGATGCACCCCTGTTTTAATCTGTTTTCTTTAATCGAATACCAAATATCGTTCGCCATAAAAATTTCCCGATTCCTCTTTTATTTTTCTGATGTAACTATCTCAACATTGATTTCCCCGGGATAACATAAGCAGTCAAATCTCGGATAGATGTCATACTCCTTCATCTGCGCAAGAGTGCTGTTCTCCGAATGAAGCGATAGGTTATATACATATTCAATACAGTCAAGGTTATCTATCGCATAAAAAACATCCTCAAACTTAAGTTTGTCTCCGAAATTGTGGTCGGAATTTATGTAATCAATCTTCGTCCTTATCCTATCCTCTATCTGTTTAAGACAATCCTTGTAATGTCTTTTCACATAAGCGGTGCACTTCACGGAAATCGCCACAAAGCTCGGCTTTACAATCTCAAACTGACTGGTTATGAGTCTTCTTTCCTCCAGCCTTTCGGTTATTTTTTTTATGTAAATTGAAGAAAGCTTCGGGAATTTTTCATCCGAATCCGGAAGAACAGTTACCCTGACCATATTCCTGCTCTCATCCATCACGGCTTTTGCTTTTCTTATACAAAGTCCGGGAGTGCTCTTTACAATGTACTCATAGTTCTCTGCTGTTACAGCTCTGTAGGGGATCAGCATGTCCTGTACAAATCTTTCCCTCACTTCATCGAAGTTTTCTCTGAAGCACCCACCGGTCCCGCCTGCGGGATTATAGAACCCGGGAAGCTTTGTATCACTTTCCATCTTCATGACATTTCCGGCTCCGATATTTCCGATACTGCCGTCTGTTGTGGACACACTTCCCATAAAAAGATCGGCATCTATATAGTCACCCGGGTCTTCGATAATAATTCTTCCCTCTCCCTCAAGCAGATGATAATACAGGGAGCCGTCGGCCTTTTTCTCAGGTCTTACAAAATCATAGATATATCCGTCTTTCTCTTTTCTGCGTGCTATAAGGAAAAAGGTTTCATGCACAATATTTGTACAGGGTATTTCTATTTCCTGGTCATCATATCCTATAACCTTACCCACATTGTAACGACGCATAATCTCTTCGTTGTAAATTATAACTCTCACACTCTCCTTGGTTTTAATGGGAGCATATCCGAAATTCTCCTCAGAAAAGGAAAAGGTAATACTTCCATCCTTGTTCTGTGTATAAAGGCAGTATCTCCCCTTAAGGTCTGTGCCTGTAACAAGCTCATATCTTCTGTAGGATGGTCCTTTGTTTTCCTTTCCGAAAACAAGATAATATACATCCTCTCCTATAGGGGATTTAACCGTTATGTTGTCATTTCTGCTAAAGCTCTGGCTAAAGCTCTTTGTATCCTTCTGCCATACCTCGAACAAAAAGCCTGAAACACTTGTGATCTTTGGCACTATATCGTACTCAGCCCTTCCAAGTGTGGCCCTTATGCAATACCCTTTTCGGGGAGTATTCTCATAAATCCGTGGTTTTCCCTTTGGCATTGAGAGTCTGATCTCACCACTGTTTATAAATGCTCCGGTAAAATCCCTTACCTTTAATTTCTCAAATCCGTCATCAGTGAAGCATTCCCATACTATATCCGCGAAAATGTGCTCTGTTCTGTCTTCAGTAATATTTCTTGCAGAATTAGCCATTATACTAATATAGAGTAATATTTCCTTATAATCTGACGGATCGCCTTCAACAATAAAATAGATGCTGTTTCCTTTTTTGGGTGTCTCTCCAAAAAGCTTGGCCGGAACAGATATATCTTTATCCAGAATATAGCTGTAATCCTTTACCTCCTTGCCATCATCCGTAAAAATACCTGCAATCTTTGATTGACCTATAACGCCTTCCTTCAGATTTTCAAAGCAAAGACTGCCAAGGTGAAACCGCTCACCGGCAGGTATTACCATAGGCTCCTCCAGATCATCGGCTGAAAGGAGAACTCTTGCGCATTTACCTCTTTTGGGTAAAAAACCGGCCATCTTAAGAAGCGCCATCTTTGCTCTGTAGCTCAGGGTCACAATCTCGGCGCCCTGCAGAGCTGAAAAAGCAGTCAGATTCTCAAGAATGGTAATTCCGGGGTCTGAGGCATTGTAATTGGTCCACTCAGAAGATCTTATAGGGAGTTCGAGTAATACATCCTCCATTCTCTCTTCATATGTTCTGGCTTTTAATTCTTCGACTCTGAGCATTTTTAATACATCCTTACTTATTTGTAATATTTACTGTATGTTTTCCGCTTCTGACAACCATGAAAGGAGTTATCTTAATATCTTTTGTATCCATCTCATGTTCGCCGTCCGCATCAATATAATGACCTATCATGGTAATCCTCTGAATAATTGCTTTATTTCTGAGAATTCCAAGTCTCATTAAAATCTGGGATTCTTTCGGAAGTGTTCCGATATCCCAGCCGTTTTCCTTTGCATTTCCGACCGGATCAAGATAGTCATTTAAAACTGTCTTTACTTCGCTTTGGACTTCGAAGGCATCATCCATATTCATTGTTTTAGCCCATACATTTACCGAGACATCCACAAATACCGGCTCAACAATGTGGAGATGTTTTTCCGATATGGTTACCTCACAGAATTTGAGCATTTCTCTCTGCAAAGCTGCCGATACTCTATGAAATGAAAATGCACCGTCCGCATAATCTTTCATAAGAAGAACAACCGAAATATCCTCGGGAAGCTCCTGCCCGTCTATCGTCTGACCCACTACAATTTTTGCCTTATCTATGCTATCAGAATAATCCATGCAGAATCTGTAATAGTCAGTTTCCGAAACCAGCTTGTATCTTGAATGTAAAATACCTGCGCATCGCAAAAGCGCGTGGTCTATCGTTTCAAGGTTACTTCCTCCGTGAGCTCTTATAGGATTGTACACAGTATCAATGTAAGCTTCCTGTCCCAGGAAGGTTGAAATCTCACCTTCAGCAAGATTTCCCTCATATCCGTCGGTTGAGCGAATCCTTGCCTTGAAGGCTATATCATCCGTAACCCTTGGAATATCACATTTTGTTCCGTCAGAGAAAATAATTTTTCCCGACATTCTGTCTATGCGGTAGCATCTCTTGTGAGGAGCAGCATTAAAGCTGTCCACCTCATCCCAAAGTACGTAAAAGGCCGATATTCTTCCAAGGAAATCGTACTCGGCTCTCACCCTTTCGGGATGCATATTAAGAAGTTCTTCCATTTCTTCACGTCTGGTATAGCCTTTTTCGTTTACCCAGACAAAGGCATCCAGAATATTGTCCACACCAAGCGAAATACTTGCATTTGGAAGCACCTCTTCTATATAGTAATCCTGCTCATCACTGGTCTGTATATTGGACACTATGACCGCATTCATACACATCATTACTATTTTGGGAAGAAAGGCATCAAGTTTTTCATTTTCCTCTCTGACCGATCTTACAAGTTTAAGCCAGTACAACCTGTTACCTTCCAGAACACTTTCGGTCATATCCTGGGAAGGCATAAACATAACCGCGCCGGATCTCGTAAAGTCCTCGGTAAGGTCGGTTATTCTCATCTCCGAAAAGCCTGATGGTCCGCTATACTCAAGTCTGCATCTTACTCCGCTCTGATTGTTATTGTCCGATAGCTGAAAATATAAACTTATCGGGCCTTCGGTCAGTTTTTTATCGATACCTATATACAGTGCGTCTTCATGATAATCATTTCCGGACAGTACTGTAAAAGATTTATTCAGAGCAAGGTGAGCTGTGATATCTGTTTTCTTTGTACCTGCAATTCTCTCAAGCCTTTTAGGTCTTACAAACTTCCCCTCGTAGGAATAAGAAATCTTAAGGTCAGTTATCTCAGGATACATGTGAATCGCAGGTCGCATATAACAGTTAGTTGCCTTAACAATTCTCATTCTGAGACATCTTCCGCTGTAAGGTCCTGATTCCGATATTTCCCAATCGTCGGGGCAGATAAAGCTCAGCTTGTAATCCCCGGGCTCACAGCTCTTAAACATTCCGTCGTATTCTGCGTCGCAGACCAGTTTCTTCCAGCCTATGCCGTTAAAATATTCAATTATGATTTCTTCTACCTTTGCTTCGGTAGGAATATCAAAGGGAAGCTTTTTAGGCTTTAATTTGATAATTGCAAGCTCCGCTTCCTCCTGCTCCGGAGTTATACGGTGAAAAGCCTCTTTGTATGAAGCCTTAAAGGTTATGGTTATCTTTGAACCCTTTTTTGAAAAACAGGGTGAGTGTCCAATATAACACTCATTATAAACTGCGAGTTCATCGGAAAACGGCGCAAACTTCCTTTTCTCAAGTTCCTTTATTCCGTCTCCGACATATTCAGGTGCCCTTGAATCACCGCCTGCGGAAATAAGCACATCTGATACTCCGAGAGAATCCGTCATGGTCTTTTGCGATTCAAGAATGACTACCGAATATTTTCTTTCACCTATACTTGTCTTTCTGCATTCTCTGCTCTTAACAAGAAGAAAAGTACAATTATCTTCTAAAAGTGTAACCTCATCAAAGGTATTAAAGCCGTTATCCGCAAAATATTTAAAAACCAGATCTCCTGACTGCACCCTTTGTATCAGATCATCCGCATCTGTAAATCTGATATATACGGATTCACCCGCACCGTCAAATAGTCTTTCCTCATAGATTATCAGTATGCTTCTTCCGATATCTTCTTTTTCTCCGAAAAGAGTAAACGGAGGGATTGCAGAAGATACCTCTTCAGCTTCCGCCAGTTCTTCTGCAGACTCATTCAGCAGTGCCATTCTTTCCTCTTCACCGCGTATACTGTCAAGTGTACCTGTGACTATCTCAGGAATATTGAAATCTCCAAAAACAGGTGTAAATGTACCTCTTTCCGCATCCGTCATAAATGCCGCTTTTATTTTTGCATTTGTGACGTACAGGTTTCTTTCTGTCTCAAAGATAACAGAACCTGATTCTGTTTTGTCGGAAGAGGCAGATAATCTTGTTCCTTTCGGAACTCTTGCCCCCGGTACCGTCCCTCCTTCCATATTGAAAATTACAATACTGGCAGATGGCTGCGCAGGCTTAAGTGATGAATCCAGAAGATTTACGAATTCCATATGATATCTTTCGGGCATCTGACTCATTAAGCGGTTATTCTCTTCTGTCTGTCTCGCAAAAATCTGGGCTATGACAGAACCGGCATCAGGATTATCCCTGTCAAACTTCCACTCAGGTGTATATGATTTTCTGAGTTCTTCTATTCTGTTTTCTATGTCCTCAGCACTCTGAGGTCTGAATGCACTTTCCATTTAGTTCCTCTTGAAATTTATGATTAAGTATCAATAATATCGGGCTCATAATACTCTTCATCAGTATCAGGCTCCGGTTCAGCGTTAAGATAAAAAGGAAATACCAGATTCCCACGCTGATTATTCTGTGCCAGTGTGTAATCAATGTTGATCAGGATATACCCCTGCTGAGCCTTCATGTCAGCATCAACCACAACGTCTCTGACTCTCGGTTCCTGCCGTAGTATTGAATCAGTAAGCTCTCTTCTCATGATTGTAAGTTCTGTGAGATTTACATTCATAAAAACATAAGAGGCTGTCTGTGTTCCGAAATCAGGTCTCGTAAGTCTTTCCGTAACCTGTGTCATCAGAATAAGATATATTGATTCTTTTACACTCTGAGAGCCGCTGCTCATTTTAAACCTTCCTGTTGCCGGATCTATTTCCGGCGGGAAGGCTACTCCCGTTCCTAAAAAGGATTGCTCCATTTTCTCCCCCTTTTTATCCAAGCTTTATAGGTGTTCCCTCTACGGAAACAGGTCCCGAACTCTTTAACTTTAGCATTGAATTTCCGGAAACCGCTACATTACCGCCTTCAACATTCACTCTGTTATTTGATTTTATTTCAACGGTGTCGGAAGCATCTATCTTAAGCTTTGTTGATTCAACGGATACTGTTCCGTTTGATCCGTTCATGATGACTTTTATATTGTCTCCGACCTTTATGGTCAGCTTTTGCTTGGCGACTATCTCCATCTGACCGTTTTCTGTTTTTATTTCAATTTTGTTTTCTCCGTCCTTGTCAGAAACAAGTATTTTCTTTTTTTCATTATCAAGTTCAACCTTATGCAGCCCCTTGGCTGTTGTCAGGGTTATCTTGTCATTGTCACCTTCACCCTCTTTGTTATCTATAATGTCAATGGTATTTCCGTTTTTTGACTTTATTCTCTTTACTTTATTATTCTCATCAAAGGCACCTTTCATAAAGGCCGAATTGTTTTTGGGAACAGCGCCTATGATAAAAGCTCTCTCTATGCATCCCTGTTCAAATGCCACAATAACCTGATCTCCGACTTCGGGTATAAAATAGCTGCCCCATTTATCGCCCCCATATTGAAGGGCCATTCTCGCCCATACGAGCCGGTTTTCTGAATAATCCCTTGTGGTAATATTGACCTGAACAAATCCCTGTTTTTCTTTGTCGTAATTCTTTACAACCGTACAGACCATTACGCCGTTTATACGATTGTCCCACATATCTGTCTTTTCCATCTGATGTCTGGCAACATCATCAACAATATCAAAAAAAGGCATTTACTTCCTCCTATAACGTCGAGGCTTTTCCCTCTATCGTGGTAAGATATTTACCCTCAAATTCGTATTCGTGTATTACATCTGTGATGTAAAATTTGTTGGAAGCCGCTTCACCGAATCCCTTCAAAGTAACAAATCTTCCCGGCACAAGCTCCGGCATTCCGCACAGAGTCATTCTAAGGTGCCCCAGCCTGTAGGACATATCCTCCAGAATATACGATGCCCTGTTATCGGCATCTGTTTTCGACTCTATTGATGAATCGATATAGACAAATGACTGCCCTGAAACAATTGGCTTTGCTTTACTTCCTATAGATATCTTTCCGGTATTCTTTTTCTTTGATTCAATCTTCGAAGCCTTCCCGATATCCAGTGTTCTTACAGCAACCTCTCCTACAATCCCCGTAATGTCATAGCTGATCTCATAGGACATGATCATGTTTGAAGGTCTTATTTCCGCAAGCTCCTGCGTATTGGCCTTTGCTTTTCTGAAAACAACATTTCCGCCGATTGAGAAAAACTCGTAATTGAATTTTCTTGCGGCTTTCAAAATGAAGTCGTAATCACTCTCCGCAACCATCTCTATCCTGATATCGGGTGTCTCTCCCATGCCGCCGCCCTGAGGCTTGTCAGGAGTATCAGATACGGAAATATTATCTATAATCCCGTTATTGACAAGCGCCATATAAGGTTTCATATCAAGAATTTCCTTGACCGCATCGCAGTAATAATTCGCCTTAAGTCTCTTAGAGCTGTTGTTTGCCATCATAATGCCCTTAATATCCATGGCTGTTATGCGGATTATGGAGCCTCCGGTAATCTCTGAATCATGAATAAAATCAACTCTTGCCACATATCCCTTGAAGACCTCGGTAATACTTGCGCTGTGTCCCATAAGTATTTTTACGTCGGTTCCAAGAGCAATGAACTTTTTTAAATCCTTTGTTCTGAATGCTCCTGAGGCGGGATCATAAGAATTGCGAATGGAAAAGGATGCGATGCTCGCCTTAAGATCGCTGGTCAGCTCCACCCTGTAATCCATGATCGCGATATTTAATTTTTTGTTTTCTTCCGGGTTAGCCCCGCCTAAATATACTCTGGCTTTCGGATAATAAAAGCCCTCGTACTTTTTATATAATTGCTTAAGGTCAACAGCTGCCATAAATATCCTTCTTTATAAATCAATGTGAAACATTTTGGATGTACTTCCTTTTATGGAATAAAAATCTATATTGTATTCCTTCTTCCAAACCTCAATATTCTTTCCCAGATCATGCGTGCCATACAGCAGCATTCCTATGTTCACGTTAGCCCTTATAGGTTCTCCGTTTTCCTTGAACATGACATATTCGGAATTAATTGAATTTATAACCCCTTCATATATCATATCTCCCCAAACGAACATGGCGAGTCTCTTATTATCATCTCTCGCAACGGCATGCAGTGCCTCAACCTCGTCCTGTACGGAACCGGGGCCGAGTCCTGCAACAGCTTTAACCGCTTTTACACCCATATTTTTGCTGATCATATTATTTATAGGTGTTTTATCAAATACAACTTTAAAATTCATGGTTATGCGGGTATCCGTTGCAGCCATTCGAGATCCAATCTTTGGAGGAGGCCCCGGCGGCGGTTCATGCGGCGGTTCATCCTGGTTCCTCGATGGTCCATAGGTCTGCATCGGCATATTCTCACCACCATAACCGCTAATCGTTATTTCAGCAGGATTAAACTGAACTTCAAATTTAAACTTTTTAACACTGCCTACGGCCTCAAACTGTTTCTTATCATCTGACTTTAACCCGGCATCTGCGAGAAACCCAGCTACAAGACTACTATCAAATTTTGCATCCGTAAGGGAGGCCAGTGAAAATCCTCTCCCGATCCCTGCTGAGGGCTTCGGTGCAGCAACTTCCTTAACTTCTACCTCGGAAGAATCACCGATAATTATGACAGCCTTCTCAGTAACCCCGGCCGTTGATTTTATCGAATCAAATATAGACATATAACTTAAATCCCCAAATTAATAATACTGTTATTCTTGAGTTTATCCGAAACGGTTGAACCTGCAGATGAAGCCAAAAAGCCTTCCGATGAATTCTTAAAGCACCTCTGAAAGGCTTCATCCCAGTACTTCTCATCATAACCGAACCGTTCGCTCTGACCTGCATCCTGGGTAATCTCAATGTGCATCTCGCCCCTTATCGGATTGCCCTTCCCGTTAAACATGGTGAATTTGTTGTTTACATCGGTAAGCAATCCTCTAAAGCACGTTTTTCCCCAAAAGAACACAACCTGCTGGGTAGAAATCGTTGAAAGAAGAGACATTATGGCATCCATCCTCTTTCTGACACTAAATCCCGTCGCCCCGTTGGCATAGATGTTTGCAAGTTTATTTACTCCGGAGGTAACATTTAGATTTGCAATCTCATTCATTCCAAAAGCATCCATGTTATCACAATCATCAAATATAAGATCAAAAGAAAGCTTCGTCTTACCGGCAAAATCAAAAACCCTGACATTATCAATTCCACCGTCATTAGCCTTTTTTTCCTGTCTTCCTGTCATTGTCGACATACTAATCGTAGCAGGATTGTACTGAACATAGAACTTGACAAAATTGGTGTAATCTTTATCAATATCGCCTATATACTGACTGCTGTTGTTACCGGGGATAACACTGTTAAGCGCATCCGATGCTCTTCCTGCTGCTGCGCCTTTAAGCTTACCCAGCGCCGAAAGCTTTTGTGATGCTTTTTTCATAAGTCCCTTTTCCAGCCTTGATATATCTTCAATTTCCTGTGAGATGTCTTTGTCATCATCTTTATCATCAAAAAGATCTACAAGATAAACATACAGTACTGCCTTGTCTGTTCTACCGGTAGACATCATACTTATTGTTTCGCTACCGAGTGTATTTAGAATACTTGCCAAAGTTTCCTCCTTTCCCGCTTATGTAGCTTTATTCGGAAAAAGCGCTGATTTTGTTCTATAAATATCCTCTGCGAACCTTCTCGTTGCGCATCTGTCTCTCAAGCTTATTTATAACCTGATTGCTAATGGTATTCATCTCCCGTTTTACACCGTTTTCTATCATTTTCTGAATATCCGAGCTGCTGATACTGCTGCTTGAGGTCTCCGTGGTCACAACCTGTCGCCTGTTAGTCACATTATTCTCCGACACGGTCTCGTTTCTGATCTCACTTTTTACCTGTCTTGAAATATTGTTCTTCAGTTCGGAAAGCTGCTCATTTATCTCTTCCGCAGAGAGTGTCTCGGTTTGCCTAAAGACCTTCTCAACAGGCCTGTCGAAGCTTTCTGTAGCCGCAGTGCTCTGACCACCGTTTGCCCTTTCCTTTTTTACTGCTTCCAAAAACTCCAAAACCTCCGGGGAACGGCTTTCCGATATTTGACCTTCGCCATCACCCGAACTTTCAGCCTCCTGCAGATCCCTTATCAGTTCTAATTGAGAAGCGGCTCTTGCATGAACACCCTCAGGGATATTTACATCACCGCCATAGTATTCATTTATAATGCTGTTTATAGTGCCCTCCTGATTTGGGAAAAGCTCCTGTAATTCATTATAAATAAGTGTCTGCTTTTTTTGGCTTTCCTGCTGCAGTTTATCCTGTTCATCTTTTTTAATTTTCTTTAGTGTATTAACAAGCTCTGATTCTTCCCCTGCCTTTTGACTGTCCATATTTTCGGACACTTCACTTTCACCTGTAGCTTCGTCTATATCATAGATCAGTTCACCAAGAGAAGCCGGTCTTAAAATGTTGTTTTCGACAAGAGATTCATTTCCGTTAAAATACTCATTTATAAGCTTGTAAACTTCTGCTGTTTCCTTCGGAAAAAGACTCAGCATCTCGTTCATGATAACAGCTTGTCTTTCCTTTTCGGCCTTAGTATTTTCCTCCAGCTTTCTTTTTAGTTCCTCGGGATTTTTCAGAGCGAGAATGGCATCCTTTTTTGTTTTTTCAATCCTGTCTTCTTTTTCAGCCTTTGCCGTCTCTTTCTTTACTCTTTCGAGAGCCTTCATGTACTCGACTCTTCGCTGTTCGTTCTGTGCATATATGGCATTGACAGCTTCAGTAATTCTGCGGTTTTCCTCCTCCGGTGTCTCCATTTCTGAATCAGAGATATGCAGAATTTCCTGCTTTTCTTCGACGCTCAGGCTTTCAGGTGTACCCTGCTCCTGCCTTATAATGTCTCTTTTCCTTATGGCCTCAAGATAGCTTATATATTCTTCTTTTCTGTTTTCATCTTGAAGGTTAAGTGCATTTACATAATCCGTTATTCTAATCCTATCCTCAAAGGAAAGATATGATTTCTCCGTCTCTGAATAAGGAAGCCCTAAAGCCAGTTCCTTTTTTAATAATTCAATTCTGCTAATAAGAGCCTCTTTTGTCTTAGTGTTCTTTAAACTCACTATATACCTGACAAAGGCTTCCTTTCTGTTTTCAGATATATTAAGTTCGTCAATCTGATTTACAATATTTGTCAGTTCTGCTGAAGTAAGCTCTGTCGTTTCCGCATCGGGAAATATAAGCTTTGTAAGTTCTTTTTTCTTTGGAGGTGTCTCTTTTTCTTCGGTAGACTTCTTTGTCTTATCCAAAGAAATGAAACTCTTTGTTATTTCATCTATATACTTCCTTTTCTCAGAGGAAGTAAAAGACTTTACTATTTCAAGGGATATCGGTTCTTCACCAAAGGCCTCATGTTCTCTTTTTTGAGATACCTTGCCCCTGTCAGCTTCCCCTGCTTTTTTTATGTACTCAATATATTTGTCGTACTCTGCTTTCTTTCTTTCGTTTTCATCTTGTATCAGGCCCGCAAACTCTTTTATTTCCTTTGCCTTAGCTTCTAATCCTGTCTGTTCCTCTCTTTTTAGGATTTCAAGGTCT harbors:
- a CDS encoding CIS tube protein encodes the protein MSIFDSIKSTAGVTEKAVIIIGDSSEVEVKEVAAPKPSAGIGRGFSLASLTDAKFDSSLVAGFLADAGLKSDDKKQFEAVGSVKKFKFEVQFNPAEITISGYGGENMPMQTYGPSRNQDEPPHEPPPGPPPKIGSRMAATDTRITMNFKVVFDKTPINNMISKNMGVKAVKAVAGLGPGSVQDEVEALHAVARDDNKRLAMFVWGDMIYEGVINSINSEYVMFKENGEPIRANVNIGMLLYGTHDLGKNIEVWKKEYNIDFYSIKGSTSKMFHIDL
- a CDS encoding phage late control D family protein, with the protein product MAAVDLKQLYKKYEGFYYPKARVYLGGANPEENKKLNIAIMDYRVELTSDLKASIASFSIRNSYDPASGAFRTKDLKKFIALGTDVKILMGHSASITEVFKGYVARVDFIHDSEITGGSIIRITAMDIKGIMMANNSSKRLKANYYCDAVKEILDMKPYMALVNNGIIDNISVSDTPDKPQGGGMGETPDIRIEMVAESDYDFILKAARKFNYEFFSIGGNVVFRKAKANTQELAEIRPSNMIMSYEISYDITGIVGEVAVRTLDIGKASKIESKKKNTGKISIGSKAKPIVSGQSFVYIDSSIESKTDADNRASYILEDMSYRLGHLRMTLCGMPELVPGRFVTLKGFGEAASNKFYITDVIHEYEFEGKYLTTIEGKASTL
- a CDS encoding baseplate J/gp47 family protein, which encodes MLRVEELKARTYEERMEDVLLELPIRSSEWTNYNASDPGITILENLTAFSALQGAEIVTLSYRAKMALLKMAGFLPKRGKCARVLLSADDLEEPMVIPAGERFHLGSLCFENLKEGVIGQSKIAGIFTDDGKEVKDYSYILDKDISVPAKLFGETPKKGNSIYFIVEGDPSDYKEILLYISIMANSARNITEDRTEHIFADIVWECFTDDGFEKLKVRDFTGAFINSGEIRLSMPKGKPRIYENTPRKGYCIRATLGRAEYDIVPKITSVSGFLFEVWQKDTKSFSQSFSRNDNITVKSPIGEDVYYLVFGKENKGPSYRRYELVTGTDLKGRYCLYTQNKDGSITFSFSEENFGYAPIKTKESVRVIIYNEEIMRRYNVGKVIGYDDQEIEIPCTNIVHETFFLIARRKEKDGYIYDFVRPEKKADGSLYYHLLEGEGRIIIEDPGDYIDADLFMGSVSTTDGSIGNIGAGNVMKMESDTKLPGFYNPAGGTGGCFRENFDEVRERFVQDMLIPYRAVTAENYEYIVKSTPGLCIRKAKAVMDESRNMVRVTVLPDSDEKFPKLSSIYIKKITERLEERRLITSQFEIVKPSFVAISVKCTAYVKRHYKDCLKQIEDRIRTKIDYINSDHNFGDKLKFEDVFYAIDNLDCIEYVYNLSLHSENSTLAQMKEYDIYPRFDCLCYPGEINVEIVTSEK
- a CDS encoding CIS tube protein; translated protein: MASILNTLGSETISMMSTGRTDKAVLYVYLVDLFDDKDDDKDISQEIEDISRLEKGLMKKASQKLSALGKLKGAAAGRASDALNSVIPGNNSSQYIGDIDKDYTNFVKFYVQYNPATISMSTMTGRQEKKANDGGIDNVRVFDFAGKTKLSFDLIFDDCDNMDAFGMNEIANLNVTSGVNKLANIYANGATGFSVRKRMDAIMSLLSTISTQQVVFFWGKTCFRGLLTDVNNKFTMFNGKGNPIRGEMHIEITQDAGQSERFGYDEKYWDEAFQRCFKNSSEGFLASSAGSTVSDKLKNNSIINLGI
- a CDS encoding phage baseplate assembly protein V is translated as MPFFDIVDDVARHQMEKTDMWDNRINGVMVCTVVKNYDKEKQGFVQVNITTRDYSENRLVWARMALQYGGDKWGSYFIPEVGDQVIVAFEQGCIERAFIIGAVPKNNSAFMKGAFDENNKVKRIKSKNGNTIDIIDNKEGEGDNDKITLTTAKGLHKVELDNEKKKILVSDKDGENKIEIKTENGQMEIVAKQKLTIKVGDNIKVIMNGSNGTVSVESTKLKIDASDTVEIKSNNRVNVEGGNVAVSGNSMLKLKSSGPVSVEGTPIKLG
- a CDS encoding GPW/gp25 family protein — its product is MEQSFLGTGVAFPPEIDPATGRFKMSSGSQSVKESIYLILMTQVTERLTRPDFGTQTASYVFMNVNLTELTIMRRELTDSILRQEPRVRDVVVDADMKAQQGYILINIDYTLAQNNQRGNLVFPFYLNAEPEPDTDEEYYEPDIIDT